ACACCAAGAATATTTTTTCCACCAAGGATTATTTTAAACCATCATGCCATTGCATGGCAAAATTATTATGTAACCCTGTGTTCTCTGTGTCCCGAATGAACGCAGTGAACGGGTGGCGAAAGAGAGTATTTAAAAAAAACATTGTATTGGCCTCTTTTTTGCAATAGACATTGTCATCAATACCGATGACTGGAGAGTGCAAACCATGCTCACAAAATCGAAACAGCGACTGATATGAATAAATTCATCGATTACTACGACCTTCTGCTCGTCAGCCAGGATGCGGACAACGAAATCGTCGAGCGCGTTTTCAGGGTCATGGCCAAACGATACCACCCCGACAACGCCGACACCAATGACCGTGAAAAATTCGATCTGATTTTAGAAGCGTACGAAACACTCTCCGATCCTGTGAAAAGGGCTGCCTACGATGCAGGGTATGAACACCAAAAAGCCGAACAGTGGCGGAGCCTTTATCAGGAGTCGGCCGCTTCGAAAGGTATCGAAGACGACTCTCAGATTCGTTTCGGAATACTGTCGATCCTTTATCAGGAAAGAAAGCGCAGCCCCTCCGAGCCCGGTGTGGGTCAGTGGCAGCTGGAAAAAATCATTGGGTTGCCGGAAAAAACGCTGGAATTTCACATCTGGTATCTGAGAGGAAAAGATTGGATCGAACGCTTAGAGAGCGGCATGCTGGCCATAACACCTGACGGCGTGGACGCTTTTGAAAACTCCGAGTTTCACATGGGAAGGGACCGGATGCTGCCGGCACCGGAATCCCGCGAAGGCAATAACACCTGAAACCTAACAACTAAACCGAAGGAGGTGATGGTATGACGTGGCTGACACCCTTGCTGCTGGTAGTCATCATTCTGGAACTGGGGATGATTTATGTGAAGCTTCCGGAAAAAGACTGATACCTGATTTAGGTAACAGGAACCTCAAACCGGGGTAAGGGGCGGGTTGAAACGGAGCCGCCCCTTACCCCGAATTTTTTTCAGGCCCGGGGCCAAGAGCGATTTAACCACCCGCTGCGCTCGAGCCACAGAGGGTGCAGAGAATAATTTTACCCTGCGGGGCTTGCAAGAGGTTGGACGCGTAGCGCAAGTGCTTAATTTAACGACAAAGGCACGAAGGACACAAAGAATATTTTTTCCACCAGGGATTCTTTTAAAACATCATGCCATTGCATGGCAAAATTAATAGGTAACTCCGTGCTCTCTGTGTCCCGAGTGAACACAGTGAACGGGTGGTGAAATATGTTCACTCACCTACCCGCCTACCAAAGCTGGTATCTTCGCCTTAACGCCAAATCACCCAAAGGTCCTGCCGAAAAAGCCGGTGACATATAGATACAAGAGCAGCACGCCCAGAATGCCGAGGATCATACCGGTCCACTTTTTCATCCAGAACCCCAGAACAGCGACCACCACCCCACCGAGTGTAAAATAAAGCAGCAGTCCCTGGGGGTCGCCCTGGAAGGACAAGGCGAAGTTTTGAAATGAAAGGATGATGTATTCGATCATTTGAGTTCTCCAAATTTCCACTTCCCCCGGCGGGTGTTCATTGTCAAGGCCTTCTCCAAACTTTCCAGAAAAACGTGCCTGGGCACCTCCCGCGCTCCGAACCGGACCAGGTGTTCGGTGGTCACCTGGCAGTCGATCAGCCTGAAAGACCAGGCGGCGAGCTGCCGGGCCAGATAAACGAGGGCCACCTTGGAGGCGTTGCTGCGCCGCGTGAACATGGATTCGCCGAAAAAGGCCCCTCCCAGGGAAACCCCGTACAGGCCGCCGGCCAGCTCATCGCCGTACCAGGCTTCGACGGAATGGGCGTATCCCTCTGCATGCAGGCGGCAATAAGCCCCGATCATCTCTTCCACGATCCAGGTCGGATCACCGGTTTCCACCCTCACCCGGGCACAGGACCGGATCACCGCCTCGAAGGCACGGTCCATGGTCACCCGAAACGTCGCCTTGTTGATGACCCTTTTCAAGGATTTGGACACGCTGATCCGTTCGGGCGGTAAAACCAGGCGGGGGTCCGGGCTCCACCACAAAATGGGTTCAGCCTCGCCATACCAGGGGAATATGCCATGGCGATAGGCCAGCAGCAGGCGTTCGACGCTCAGATCACCGCCCACCGCCAGGAGGCCGCTTTCGGATGCCAGGTGGGGCGGCGGAAAAACAAGTTCATCCGAAAGGAGAAATACGGGCATGGCAATGCAGCCTCACTCCAACGTAATACCTAACCCGGATAAACCGGAAATACTAATATCTAATATCGAAATGCTAAACAATT
The sequence above is a segment of the Deltaproteobacteria bacterium genome. Coding sequences within it:
- a CDS encoding DnaJ domain-containing protein; translation: MNKFIDYYDLLLVSQDADNEIVERVFRVMAKRYHPDNADTNDREKFDLILEAYETLSDPVKRAAYDAGYEHQKAEQWRSLYQESAASKGIEDDSQIRFGILSILYQERKRSPSEPGVGQWQLEKIIGLPEKTLEFHIWYLRGKDWIERLESGMLAITPDGVDAFENSEFHMGRDRMLPAPESREGNNT
- the aat gene encoding leucyl/phenylalanyl-tRNA--protein transferase; the protein is MPVFLLSDELVFPPPHLASESGLLAVGGDLSVERLLLAYRHGIFPWYGEAEPILWWSPDPRLVLPPERISVSKSLKRVINKATFRVTMDRAFEAVIRSCARVRVETGDPTWIVEEMIGAYCRLHAEGYAHSVEAWYGDELAGGLYGVSLGGAFFGESMFTRRSNASKVALVYLARQLAAWSFRLIDCQVTTEHLVRFGAREVPRHVFLESLEKALTMNTRRGKWKFGELK